The following nucleotide sequence is from Lysobacter panacisoli.
CGAACCCAGGCCCGAAACCATCTTGTCGATTTCCTGCTGCGTGCCCTGGCCCACCGACACCATCACGATCACCGCGGCGATGCCGATGATCACGCCCAGCGAGGTCAGCGCGCTGCGCATCCAGTTGCCGCGCAGCGCGTAGACGGCGGTGCGCAGGATGTCGGAGAAGTTCATGCCGCGCCCTCCGCGTGCAGTTCGCCGTCACGCATCACGTAGATACGGTCGGCGTGCGCGGCGACGTCGGCGTCGTGGGTGATCAGCACGACCGTGTGATCCTCGTCGCGCAGGTGCTTGAACAGCGACAGGATCTCCTCCCCGGTGCGGCTGTCGAGCGCGCCGGTGGGTTCGTCGGCGAGCAGGATCGGCGGTCGGTTGATCAGCGCGCGCGCGATGGCGACGCGCTGCTGCTGGCCGCCGGAGAGTTCGGTGGGCCGATGCCCGACGCGCTCGCCCAGGCCCACCGCGACCAGCGCCTCGCGCGCACGATCGAGGCGTTCGTGTGGTGGCACGCGCGCATAGCCCAGCGGCATCGCGACGTTCTCCAGCGCGGTCATGCGCGGCAACAGGTTGAAGCCCTG
It contains:
- a CDS encoding ABC transporter ATP-binding protein; protein product: MSVSAVANEIAVPVIRTRGLCKTYSAHTEAEVLALRDVDLRIDRGEFVAIMGPSGSGKSTLMNLIGCLDTPTAGTYECDGVDVSTLDPEELAILRRDKIGFVFQGFNLLPRMTALENVAMPLGYARVPPHERLDRAREALVAVGLGERVGHRPTELSGGQQQRVAIARALINRPPILLADEPTGALDSRTGEEILSLFKHLRDEDHTVVLITHDADVAAHADRIYVMRDGELHAEGAA